In one Nicotiana tomentosiformis chromosome 6, ASM39032v3, whole genome shotgun sequence genomic region, the following are encoded:
- the LOC104115287 gene encoding multiple organellar RNA editing factor 2, chloroplastic-like, which produces MAGTTSTAFRATSPTLLDFEPFFPNPKFIPANFPLQTRSTASISHSLRVVAPETGRVNTTRCRANRSAYSPLNSGSNFGDRPPTEMAPLFPGCDYEHWLIVMDKPGGEGATKQQMIDCYIQTLAKVVGSEEEAKKRIYNVSCERYFGFGCEIDEETSNKLEGLPGVLFVLPDSYVDPENKDYGAELFVNGEIVQRSPERQRRVEPVPQRAQDRPRYNDRTRYVRRRENSR; this is translated from the exons ATGGCGGGTACAACATCCACTGCATTCCGTGCAACTTCTCCAACTCTCCTCGACTTCGAACCTTTCTTCCCTAACCCAAAATTCATACCCGCAAATTTCCCCCTTCAAACCCGCTCCACGGCCTCGATTTCCCATTCCCTCCGGGTAGTAGCTCCGGAAACGGGTCGGGTCAACACAACCAGATGCAGAGCCAACCGCTCCGCTTACTCCCCCCTTAATTCGGGGTCGAACTTCGGGGACCGCCCGCCCACTGAAATGGCTCCGCTTTTTCCCGGTTGTGATTACGAGCACTGGCTTATAGTTATGGATAAACCTGGAGGTGAAGGTGCTACGAAGCAGCAAATGATTGATTGTTACATACAAACTTTAGCCAAAGTTGTTGGAAG TGAAGAAGAGGCTAAGAAGAGGATATACAATGTTTCATGTGAAAGATACTTTGGTTTTGGATGTGAGATTGATGAGGAGACGTCGAATAAGCTTGAAG GTTTGCCTGGTGTTCTTTTTGTCCTTCCAGATTCGTATGTTGACCCTGAGAACAAGGATTATGGAG CTGAGCTATTTGTGAATGGAGAGATAGTTCAAAGGTCACCTGAAAGACAAAGAAGAGTGGAGCCAGTGCCCCAAAGGGCTCAAGACAGACCCAGATATAATGACCGAACACGTTACGTCAGGCGCCGTGAGAATTCGCGGTGA
- the LOC104115286 gene encoding glycolipid transfer protein 1-like, with amino-acid sequence MEGTVFAPALEGIKHVKSEEGVMLTKPFLDVCKHILPVIEKFGAAMALVKSDIGGNITRLENKYLSNPTKYTNLYSMVQEEVEAKTAKGSSSCTNGLLWLTRAMDFLVELFRNLLDHGDWAMSQACSDSYSKTLKKFHGWLASSSFTVAMKLAPDRKKFMDVICGTGDINSDIGQFCTTFSPLLEENHKFLASVGMDGLKAS; translated from the exons ATGGAAGGCACAGTCTTTGCCCCTGCTTTAGAAGGAATTAAACATGTCAAGTCTGAGGAAGGAGTAATGCTTACCAAACCTTTCTTAGATGTCTGCAAACACATATTACCCGTAATAG AAAAGTTTGGAGCTGCCATGGCATTGGTCAAGTCTGATATTGGTGGAAATATAACG AGGTTAGAAAACAAGTACTTGTCAAacccaacaaaatatacaaactTGTACAGCATGGTGCAAGAAGAGGTTGAAGCGAAGACAGCAAAAGGCTCTTCCAGTTGCACAAATGGTCTTCTTTGGTTGACAAG GGCTATGGATTTCTTGGTGGAGCTGTTCAGGAATTTACTGGACCATGGGGACTGGGCGATGTCACAAGCTTGCTCTGATTCATACAGCAAGACGTTGAAAAAGTTTCATGGATGGTTAGCGAGTTCAAGTTTTACG GTGGCAATGAAGCTCGCTCCAGATAGGAAGAAATTTATGGATGTAATATGTGGGACTGGTGATATTAACAGTGACATTGGACAGTTCTGCACTACTTTCTCACCGCTTCTCGAAGAGAACCACAAGTTCCTG GCCAGCGTAGGAATGGATGGTCTGAAAGCATCTTAA
- the LOC138894899 gene encoding uncharacterized protein: MDISFGYVLGQHDATVKKEQAIYYLSKKFTTYEAKYTLLERTCCALTWVAQKLRHYLLAYTTYLISQMDPLKYIFQKPMPTGRLAKWQILLTEFDIVYITRTAMKAQALADHLAENPVGDEYESLNTYFPDEEVNIVEEVVQDDSQIWKLYFDGAINIKGVGIGAILVSPTGKHYPAKVRLRFFCTNNMSEYEACIMGLNMEINLNMHELLVMGDSDLLIRQAQDNGAKLNSHLMKEVCEQFKIEHRNSTPYQPKANGAVEVANKNIKKILRKMAQGSRQWHEKLPFALLGYRTTVRTSIGTMPYLLVYGT; this comes from the exons ATGGATATTTCCTTTGGTTATGTTCTGGGTCAACATGATGCCACAgtcaaaaaggaacaagcaatatattatttgagcaaaaagttCACCACTTATGAGGCCAAATATACTCTTTTGGAAAGAACATGTTGCGCCCTAAcctgggtcgcccagaagcttaggcattatcttttggcctatacaacttacctTATATCCCAAATGGATCCCttgaagtacatctttcagaagccgatgccaaCTGGCAGATTGGCAAAATGGCAAATCTTGCTCacagagtttgatattgtttataTCACTCGTACTGCCatgaaggcacaagctttggctgatcatTTGGCAGAAAACCCGGTTGGTGATGAGTATGAATCTTTGAAcacatacttcccagatgaagaggttaatatagttgaagaagtagtccaagatgacagtcaaatttggaaactatactttgatgggGCTATCAACATCAAAGGCGTAGGGATTGGGGCAATTCTTGTATCACCTACTGGGAAACATTACCCTGCCAAGGTGCGACTTCGTTTCTTCTGTACAAACAACATGTcagaatatgaagcttgcatcatgggtctGAACATGGAAATAAACCTAAATATGCATGAACTGTTGgtgatgggagattcagatttgcttattcggcaggctcaag ATAATGGTGCTAAAttgaatagtcatctgatgaaggaagtatgtgaacaatttaaaattgagcatcgcaattctactccttaccagcccaaagctaatggagctgttgaagttgcgaataagaacatcaagaaaattCTTAGGAAGATGGCCCAAGGGtctagacaatggcacgagaaactgccttttgctcttttgggataccggacaACTGTCCGTACATCAATTGGCACAAtgccctacttattggtttatggcacttaa